A section of the Echeneis naucrates chromosome 12, fEcheNa1.1, whole genome shotgun sequence genome encodes:
- the cabp1b gene encoding calcium-binding protein 1b isoform X4 — MGNSVKSLKIFTKKDRELRPEEMDELREAFKEFDKDKDGFIGCKDLGNCMRTMGYMPTEMELIELSQQINMNLGGHVDFEDFVELMGPKLLAETADMIGVKELRDAFKEFDTNGDGQISTAELREAMKKLLGQQVGHRDLEDILRDIDLNGDGHVDFEEFVRMMSR, encoded by the exons atgGGCAACTCTGTAAAGTCGCTTAAAATTTTCACCAAGAAG GACCGAGAGCTGAGGCCAGAAGAAATGGATG AATTGCGTGAGGCTTTCAAGGAgtttgacaaagacaaagatgggTTCATTGGCTGTAAAGACCTAGGGAACTGCATGAGAACTATGGGCTACATGCCCACAGAGATGGAGCTAATAGAACTCAGCCAGCAGATTAACATGAACC TGGGGGGACATGTTGATTTTGAGGACTTTGTTGAACTCATGGGACCCAAGCTTCTGGCGGAAACTGCTGACATGATTGGGGTGAAAGAGCTAAGGGATGCATTCAAGGAG TTTGACACAAATGGTGATGGCCAGATCAGTACAGCAGAACTTAGAGAAGCAATGAAAAAACTTTTGGGACAACAG GTTGGGCACAGAGACCTAGAAGACATTCTACGAGACATAGATCTCAACGGAGACGGACATGTTGACTTTGAAg AATTTGTGCGGATGATGTCTCGATAA
- the cabp1b gene encoding calcium-binding protein 1b isoform X3 — translation MGNSVKSLKIFTKKDQKKNYKAVQSCEEGGSGGAYLEPLVALAQNGANMHNVLGPACIFLRKGFAESRQADRELRPEEMDELREAFKEFDKDKDGFIGCKDLGNCMRTMGYMPTEMELIELSQQINMNLGGHVDFEDFVELMGPKLLAETADMIGVKELRDAFKEFDTNGDGQISTAELREAMKKLLGQQVGHRDLEDILRDIDLNGDGHVDFEEFVRMMSR, via the exons atgGGCAACTCTGTAAAGTCGCTTAAAATTTTCACCAAGAAG GACCAGAAGAAGAACTACAAAGCAGTGCAGTCCTGTGAGGAGGGGGGCTCTGGGGGGGCCTATCTTGAGCCACTAGTGGCCCTGGCCCAGAATGGAGCCAACATGCACAACGTACTGGGGCCTGCATGCATCTTTCTACGCAAGGGCTTCGCTGAGAGCCGGCAGGCT GACCGAGAGCTGAGGCCAGAAGAAATGGATG AATTGCGTGAGGCTTTCAAGGAgtttgacaaagacaaagatgggTTCATTGGCTGTAAAGACCTAGGGAACTGCATGAGAACTATGGGCTACATGCCCACAGAGATGGAGCTAATAGAACTCAGCCAGCAGATTAACATGAACC TGGGGGGACATGTTGATTTTGAGGACTTTGTTGAACTCATGGGACCCAAGCTTCTGGCGGAAACTGCTGACATGATTGGGGTGAAAGAGCTAAGGGATGCATTCAAGGAG TTTGACACAAATGGTGATGGCCAGATCAGTACAGCAGAACTTAGAGAAGCAATGAAAAAACTTTTGGGACAACAG GTTGGGCACAGAGACCTAGAAGACATTCTACGAGACATAGATCTCAACGGAGACGGACATGTTGACTTTGAAg AATTTGTGCGGATGATGTCTCGATAA
- the cabp1b gene encoding calcium-binding protein 1b isoform X2, producing the protein MGNSVKSLKIFTKKVRSDQKKNYKAVQSCEEGGSGGAYLEPLVALAQNGANMHNVLGPACIFLRKGFAESRQADRELRPEEMDELREAFKEFDKDKDGFIGCKDLGNCMRTMGYMPTEMELIELSQQINMNLGGHVDFEDFVELMGPKLLAETADMIGVKELRDAFKEFDTNGDGQISTAELREAMKKLLGQQVGHRDLEDILRDIDLNGDGHVDFEEFVRMMSR; encoded by the exons atgGGCAACTCTGTAAAGTCGCTTAAAATTTTCACCAAGAAGGTAAGGTCC GACCAGAAGAAGAACTACAAAGCAGTGCAGTCCTGTGAGGAGGGGGGCTCTGGGGGGGCCTATCTTGAGCCACTAGTGGCCCTGGCCCAGAATGGAGCCAACATGCACAACGTACTGGGGCCTGCATGCATCTTTCTACGCAAGGGCTTCGCTGAGAGCCGGCAGGCT GACCGAGAGCTGAGGCCAGAAGAAATGGATG AATTGCGTGAGGCTTTCAAGGAgtttgacaaagacaaagatgggTTCATTGGCTGTAAAGACCTAGGGAACTGCATGAGAACTATGGGCTACATGCCCACAGAGATGGAGCTAATAGAACTCAGCCAGCAGATTAACATGAACC TGGGGGGACATGTTGATTTTGAGGACTTTGTTGAACTCATGGGACCCAAGCTTCTGGCGGAAACTGCTGACATGATTGGGGTGAAAGAGCTAAGGGATGCATTCAAGGAG TTTGACACAAATGGTGATGGCCAGATCAGTACAGCAGAACTTAGAGAAGCAATGAAAAAACTTTTGGGACAACAG GTTGGGCACAGAGACCTAGAAGACATTCTACGAGACATAGATCTCAACGGAGACGGACATGTTGACTTTGAAg AATTTGTGCGGATGATGTCTCGATAA
- the cabp1b gene encoding calcium-binding protein 1b isoform X5: protein MHNVLGPACIFLRKGFAESRQDRELRPEEMDELREAFKEFDKDKDGFIGCKDLGNCMRTMGYMPTEMELIELSQQINMNLGGHVDFEDFVELMGPKLLAETADMIGVKELRDAFKEFDTNGDGQISTAELREAMKKLLGQQVGHRDLEDILRDIDLNGDGHVDFEEFVRMMSR from the exons ATGCACAACGTACTGGGGCCTGCATGCATCTTTCTACGCAAGGGCTTCGCTGAGAGCCGGCAG GACCGAGAGCTGAGGCCAGAAGAAATGGATG AATTGCGTGAGGCTTTCAAGGAgtttgacaaagacaaagatgggTTCATTGGCTGTAAAGACCTAGGGAACTGCATGAGAACTATGGGCTACATGCCCACAGAGATGGAGCTAATAGAACTCAGCCAGCAGATTAACATGAACC TGGGGGGACATGTTGATTTTGAGGACTTTGTTGAACTCATGGGACCCAAGCTTCTGGCGGAAACTGCTGACATGATTGGGGTGAAAGAGCTAAGGGATGCATTCAAGGAG TTTGACACAAATGGTGATGGCCAGATCAGTACAGCAGAACTTAGAGAAGCAATGAAAAAACTTTTGGGACAACAG GTTGGGCACAGAGACCTAGAAGACATTCTACGAGACATAGATCTCAACGGAGACGGACATGTTGACTTTGAAg AATTTGTGCGGATGATGTCTCGATAA